The Desulfobacteraceae bacterium sequence TGAGCGCATGGGGTTTTTCGGCATGTTCGAGTGCATCCGGGATTACGACGTGGCCCAGGCCCTCTTTGGGGCGGCCGAGTGCTGGTGCCGGGACCAGGGCATGGACCGCATCCGGGGGCCGGTCAACCTCAGCATGAACGACGAGTGCGGCTTTCTTCTGGAAGGCTTCGATGCCAGCCCGGTCATCATGATGCCCTACAACCCGCCCTACTACCTTGAATTCTGCGAGCGCTACGGGTTTGAAAAGGCGAAAGACCTGTACGCCTACCTGAAAGGTGAAGTCGGGGTGGTGGGGCGGATCGCCAAACTGGTGGAGCGGGTCAGGAAAAAGGAGCATGTCGTCGTGCGGCCCATCGACATGCGCCAGTTCGACCGGGAAGTCGCCATCATCAAAGAGATCTACAACGCCGCCTGGGAGTTGAATTGGGGTTTCGTGCCCATGACGGACAGTGAGATGAACCTGATGGCCAAAGAGTTGAAGCCCATCGCCGAGCCCGAACTGGTCCTGATCGCCGAGGTCAACGGGGAGCCGGTGGGGGTCAGCATCAGCCTCCCGGATTACAACCAGGTGCTCAAAAGGTTAAACGGGCGCCTGGGGCCCATCAACCTGCTGAAGTTCCTGTACTACAGAAGAAAAATCACCGGCCTGCGGGGGGTGCTGTTCGGTTTGAAAAAGGAGTACCGCCGAACAGGGATCAACGTCGTCATGTACTACGAGACCGAGATGAGGGGCGCGCGCCTGGGCTACCGGTGGTGCGAGATGTCCTGGAACCTGGAGGACAACCACCTGATCAACCGCTTCGACGAGGCCATCGGGGGTAAGTTGTACAAAAAATACCGGATTTACGAAAAAGCGCTCGCCTGATTAAATGGATAGTCAAAAACCAGACGGTTTCGAAAAAAGTTCAAGTTACGGCGCGCAAATCTCAGCGGCGTGAGGCGTACACTCTTAGGCCGCAGCGACTTCGAGATGCAGCGCAACGCAGAAATTGAATTTTTTGCGGAACCGTCATCGTCTGAGGCGCCCGGGGCTGGTTGCGGGGTGCCGCTGAAACCGGCGTTCGGCCGGTCGCTCACCGACTTCAGGCGGCGTGGGCCGTGTTGCCGCGCTTTTTTCTTTTACGCTTTTTTTTGGCGCCCAGGTGATCCGGGTACAGCTCGGGATTAAAGGACTTCCAGCGCTTCTGCATCCAGAACCACTGTTCCGGGTTGCGCCGGATGGCAGCGGCGATGACGTCCGTCAAGCGCTGGGTGTTGGCTGCCAGGTCGGCCTGAATGTCCCTGGTTTGCAGCAGCGCCACCGGCGGCTCGATCCGCAGGGTCAGCCGGCCGTCGGCTTCCCGGATGCAGAAACAGGGCACCACCGCGCTCTTGCAGCGCCGCGCCAGCAGGGCGGCCACGCGCGTGGCGGTTGCCGGGTGCCCCAGAAAATCCACCGGGATGCCCTCCTTCTGGCGCGGCATGTCCATCAGGAAAGCGACCACCCCGCCCGCGCGCAGGGTCTGGCGCATCTCCGGAAACGCGCCGGCCTTGTACAGCAGCCGGTTGCCGAAACGCGTTCGGAAATTGTGCAGGTAGCGGTTGAAGAAGTGCAGTTTCATGGCCTTGGCGACGCCGGTCAGCGGTGCCCCGAAGTAGAGCGCCGGCAGTTGGAACCCGTTTTCCCAGTTGCCGAGATGCCCCGAAATAATAATTACCCCGTGGCCGGCCGCCAGCGCCTGGGAAAAGTGTTCGGCGCCCTCGATGCGGCGATGGCGCCGGGTGTATTCCTCCCGCGAGAGGCAGGAAAGCTGGACCATTTCGGCCACCATGGTGCCGTAATGGTGAAACACGTTTTTCAGGAACGCTTTTTGCCGGCCACGGCTCCAATCGGGGTGGATGAAGCGGATATTGCTTCGGGCGGTCCGGCGCAGCGGGTGGGCCAGGAGATACAGGAGCCTTCCCACCCAGACCCCTATGGCCTGGATCTGTTCTGTGGAAAGGCCCGCGATGCGCCCAGTCACCCATCCCCGGCGGGGTGGGGGGGCCGGTGGGCGGGCGTCGATTTCCAGCGTGTTTGAAGCGTTTTCGAATTTCATGTCGCAGCCGTTTCGCAGAAAAGGGTCACGGTAATCGTTGTTTTTCGGGTCTCGTGATCAGCCGCTTTTGCCCAGGCGCTGCATGAGGGGGTCGAGATACCGGAAGATGAGGTTGCGGGTCGCCTTCTTGGGCAGATTCCGCATGTAGACCGATGAGAACTCAGGCTCGATGACCGGGTTGGCGGCCGGGGTCCAGTCCTCGCAGTCGTAGCCGACGAGCTGCATGTAGGGGGTATAGGCCGGTTTGAACAGTTCGGCGTCGGCGGCGGTGAACCAGTGGCGCCAGTCGCCGGCGGCTTTTTTGCGCACGACCTTGTCCTTGCCGGTGCCGCTGGGCACCTCGGCGCCGGCCGCGACCTCGAAGCCCAGGTAGGCGTTGAGGGCGTCGAACTTCCGGGCGACCATCTCCTCGTAGGTGAACATCAGCCAGTCGTCGCCGAGGTCCCGCACGAATTCGGTCATTTCCTGGTAGCGCTGGCGTTCCTCCTCGAAAACGGCCTCCTTGGTGATGGGCCATGCCTCGTGACCGGTGTAGCGGCAGATTTCGTAGAACGGAATGCTGGCGGGCGCTTTTTCCTTTCGCAGAACCATCTCCAGATGGGCTTCGAA is a genomic window containing:
- a CDS encoding acyl-CoA N-acyltransferase, with product MALPELEIKTIASPREIDRFVRFPWQIYKDDPYWVPPLIRDVKFRLDRSRHPFFDHARMALFTACRGERILGRIAAVVDPRHNQFHHERMGFFGMFECIRDYDVAQALFGAAECWCRDQGMDRIRGPVNLSMNDECGFLLEGFDASPVIMMPYNPPYYLEFCERYGFEKAKDLYAYLKGEVGVVGRIAKLVERVRKKEHVVVRPIDMRQFDREVAIIKEIYNAAWELNWGFVPMTDSEMNLMAKELKPIAEPELVLIAEVNGEPVGVSISLPDYNQVLKRLNGRLGPINLLKFLYYRRKITGLRGVLFGLKKEYRRTGINVVMYYETEMRGARLGYRWCEMSWNLEDNHLINRFDEAIGGKLYKKYRIYEKALA
- a CDS encoding lysophospholipid acyltransferase family protein, whose amino-acid sequence is MKFENASNTLEIDARPPAPPPRRGWVTGRIAGLSTEQIQAIGVWVGRLLYLLAHPLRRTARSNIRFIHPDWSRGRQKAFLKNVFHHYGTMVAEMVQLSCLSREEYTRRHRRIEGAEHFSQALAAGHGVIIISGHLGNWENGFQLPALYFGAPLTGVAKAMKLHFFNRYLHNFRTRFGNRLLYKAGAFPEMRQTLRAGGVVAFLMDMPRQKEGIPVDFLGHPATATRVAALLARRCKSAVVPCFCIREADGRLTLRIEPPVALLQTRDIQADLAANTQRLTDVIAAAIRRNPEQWFWMQKRWKSFNPELYPDHLGAKKKRKRKKRGNTAHAA
- a CDS encoding sulfotransferase domain-containing protein; the encoded protein is MKVLILGLGKSGTTAMVYKVAGGLPHCKAFSGGKPGKYIGDYPNAVYKHTYEARKGKDFALYRTHLQKEHYDRKIWMARDPRDAAVSRMLYRWHKGTTGRKKQFEAHLEMVLRKEKAPASIPFYEICRYTGHEAWPITKEAVFEEERQRYQEMTEFVRDLGDDWLMFTYEEMVARKFDALNAYLGFEVAAGAEVPSGTGKDKVVRKKAAGDWRHWFTAADAELFKPAYTPYMQLVGYDCEDWTPAANPVIEPEFSSVYMRNLPKKATRNLIFRYLDPLMQRLGKSG